From Passer domesticus isolate bPasDom1 chromosome 5, bPasDom1.hap1, whole genome shotgun sequence, the proteins below share one genomic window:
- the REP15 gene encoding LOW QUALITY PROTEIN: rab15 effector protein (The sequence of the model RefSeq protein was modified relative to this genomic sequence to represent the inferred CDS: inserted 3 bases in 2 codons; deleted 1 base in 1 codon; substituted 2 bases at 2 genomic stop codons) translates to MWKQPPLAEKMGQKVSQXDNQENKAEMLVICEVFSQGVFYASQRLKDYLGFVDPQSKFQPATNTLSEIFLVNFIVFCVGKVMAEQIMTSKMTKQQSSLFXDWIWTLWGSDKQIKMQIAMQALQPAELSIVTALPXDCCREAGLVDECFQNTSRFEKLAKFCRLVGQDCLGLFSMFGMPGTPKDIXGVLLDRVAKEEQKCHLLGRNAPRQFATSTDSSLPTKDMLENCLDTKNRLKDVGNVYLNFV, encoded by the exons ATGTGGAAACAACCTCCTCTGGCAGAGAAAATGGGCCAGAAGGTCTCCCAGTAGGACAACCAGGAGAACAAGGCTGAAATGCTGGTCATCTGTGAAGTCTTCAGCCAAGGTGTGTTCTATGCATCTCAAAGGCTGAAG GACTATCTGGGTTTCGTGGATCCTCAAAGCAAATTTCAGCCAGCCACGAACACACTGAGCGAGATCTTCCTGGTCAACTTCATCGTCTTCTGCGTGGGAAAGGTCATGGCAGAGCAGATCATGACCAGCAAAATGACCAAGCAGCAGTCCTCCCTGTT GGACTGGATCTGGACTCTGTGGGGGTCTGACAAACAGATCAAGATGCAGATCGCCATGCAGGCTTTGCAGCCGGCTGAGCTTTCCATAGTGACAGCCTTGC AGGATTGCTGCCGGGAGGCTGGTCTGGTCGATGAGTGCTTCCAGAACACGAGCAGGTTTGAGAAGCTGGCCAAGTTCTGCCGCCTGGTGGGACAGGACTGCCTGGGCTTGTTCAGCATGTTTGGCATGCCAGGGACGCCCAAGGACATCTGAGGAGTCTTGCTGGACAGAGTTGCCAAGGAGGAGCAAAAATGCCACCTGTTGGGCAGGAATGCCCCGCGGCAATTTGCCACCAGCACTGACAGCTCCCTGCCCACAAAAGACATGCTGGAAAATTGCCTGGACACCAAAAACAGGCTGAAGGATGTGGGCAATGTGTACTTAAACTTTGTgtga